The genome window GTACATTTCTCTTTTTCGTGTCCCTTTCATCAGGGTACATTTCCGGTGGTTCAATTCCGTCCACCGTTTTCCCATATTTCTCAATCAGCGGAGTCAGTTCTGTTCTCCTGGTTCCGATAATAATAATGTCCTTTACATTGAGTGTAATATTGCGGTTCTTCGATGTGATCGGTTCATCATATTCCTGATGTGCAAGGAAAAATTGTTTGTGTTCCTCCTTGTCATAGCCAAAAGTATTACCGGTCACTTCTTCCATTTGATCAGTGATATCTGTCTGTACCTGGAAAGAGTACCCGAACACATCACGGTCAAAATCCCGTTCTTCTTCTTTCAGGTCCTGTACTGAACAGACAAACCAGGCTTCACGTCCTTTCACCAGTGCGGAAATCACTTCCACGCGGAACCCCTGGCTTTCGCAGCTGAGGTTCATCGGGATCAGTTCTTCCGTAATTCCCGGCCAGTGGTTTTTCAGTTCCGCGTCAAGATCTTCCAGCTTCATTTCAACTAAAGAATGCAGTTTGGGTTCTTCCGGAACTGTGATCTGAACGCTTTCCGGATCGATATACCGAAATCCGTCAGCTTCAAGCTTCAGATCAAAACTGAGCTTGGTCTGGACCCATTTTCCATGTCCCTGCATGGTCATCGTCCGGACCGGATCACCCGATTCTCCCGAAAGCGAGATATATCCCTGCATTCCGTTATACGAAGTATTGCCAAGGATTTCTTTCAGGGCTTCAATGGTATCCCCTGCTTTTTCCTTCCATTCAGGTGTGCACAGATCCAGCATAGCTTCCAGGTCGGCATCATCCCATATGCTTTCCCCGTTCCAGTGCTGTATAAAACTGTATCCCCGGTCGATCACATCACTTTCGTTCTCTTCCACCAATACCGCGGGATTTTCTGTCCCGTCCGTTTCTCCCGGAACGGTCACTGTTCCCTGCGCCAGGACCGTCTCAATAGGCTGTACGGTATACCTGCCTTCGCCGGGCCGGATCTCATCCGGCCGGTTGATCAGCCCGAAATGGCCGTTCGCGGCCAGCATCCCGACGCACATCACCACTACCAGCGCCGCCGCGGTCACAGGGACCAGCCGGAGCCGTTTTTTCTTCCGGGCAGCTTTCTGCTCCTGTCGTTCCGCCATCAGGTGGAACACTTTATCATCAATCATTTCCGCAAAGCCTTCCGAGGGATCCGGATTATGTGCCTGCAGCGTTCTTTCGATATCATTCTTCAGCATATACAATTCCCTCCTTTGCCATCTGTTTCTTCAGCTCGTTCAGTGCGCGGCTGATACGGGTGGAAACGGTTCCCCGCGGAACCCGGAGCACTTCGGCGATTTCCTTTTCAGTCATCCGTTCCTGCATCCTGAGAATCAGCGGGATCCGGTATTTATCCTCCAGTCCGCAGATGTACTCAAACAGCAGGTCTCCGGTTTTGTCCGTGATCAGGCTTTCCTGCACGGAATCCAGCGGAACGAGCCGTTTCCTTCTTCGCAGCTCGTTTTTGGAAGCGTTGATCACACAGCGGATCAGATAAGGTCCCAGGGCGTCCGGGTTTCTCAGCTTCCAAAAATGTGTCCAGGCTGCTTCCACCGCGGCGGAAACCGCGTCTTCCGCGTCCGCTCCGGTATGCAGATAGCTCATCGCCACCCGGTACATCCTGTCCCGGTTTTTCCGCACCGTATCCAGGAAATGCCTTTCCTGATCCATTCTGCGCATCCTCCGTCCGTTTCGATCGATCTGTATAACAGACACACCAAAGAGGGCTTTTTGCTTTTGGGGAAAGAAAAAAACGATCCGGTTCTGTATATCACAGCCGGATCGCCGCGTCAATTGCTGTTCTTCCGCGCCTTACGGTTCATAGACACGGGCCGGTTTGGGCTTGTACTCATCACGGCCCAGCTTTACCCGGTTTGTTTCAACCCCGTTGGTATACTCCACCCGGTAACTGTCCACAATGCAGCCGTTCTCTGCCGGTGCCGCTTCCTGTTTGTCCATAACAGGAACCGGCGTCGCGACACAGAGGATTTCCTGTTCCTCCGTCACGATGTCCCATGTCACGCCGCCCGGATCCTTTCCGTAGATCACCACCCGGGCGATCATCTGTTTCTTGTTTTTGGATCCCGGTTTCCTTGTGACCTCGGTACAGATGTAAACCGGTCCGTCCGTATCATTCCTGAGCTTCAGGTCTATCTTTTTTCCACCCCGGTATTCGGACAGGTAGACTGTCGCGTCCTTTCCAGGCTGCGTGTAGTTTACCCGTTCGGAATGCTGCTTCCTTTCAACAATCGTCAGTCCCGACCGGACCGCTGCCTGGTACAGCGTGGTGCTGGCCTGGCAGACGCCTCCGCCGAAGCCGGTTTCCTTTTCCCCGTACACATACTCGATGGCCGGATAGAATCCCCTTTCCTGGGTCCGCCTGCCGACCACGTCGTTGAAGCTGAAAGTCTCCCCCGGTTTCAGGATACTGCCGTTGCTGTTGATATACTCAAAAGCCAGTTCGATATTTTTGTTCCGGTCCTCGTCATACCGGATATCCGTCACCGCTTCTCCCCGGCGCGTATAGTTTTTCTTCACGTTCTCCAGCAGAACAGACGGTGTGATTTTCTTCGGCGTCAGTTCCACCGTTCCGCTTTCCAGCGCCGAAGCCCTCCGCCAGATTTCCTTCCGGACCTCTTCCGTGTCCAGGCTCCACCCGTACTGTTCCTCCTCAAAGGTGAAAGGGTTGTCCGGGTTGCGCGGATTAAAGCTGACCGCCCTGGCGTCCACAGCCGGTTTGTCGATCTGCACCTTGATCTGTGCCAGTTTCTCATCAATCACGCGCAGGTTTCCGTCCGGTTTCGCTGTATAGGCCTGGTACGGTTCCTTTTCCAGGCGCAGCATTTCCTCGTATCGCGTTTCCGCGTCGCCGGTATGCCCCAGCTGTGCCGCTTCATACAGCACACTCTCCGTGTCCACGTTGAAGCCCAGCATGTCCGCGTCTATTTCTCCGTACACCGTACCGTTCCAGGTCAGCTGTACCTTCCATGTGCCGTAGACCTGCCGGATCCTGGAGTTCACCGCCTCCCGCGCCTCGTCCGCGGTCATGCCGCCCAGGTCGATCCCGTCCACATACACCCCGGGGCAGAACTTTTCGTTATAGGGTTCAATTTTCGCCAGGATCGTATCCCGGGACTGCTGTTCACTGTTCCGGTGACTGACAGACTGAAGCAGGCCCGCGCCGATCACCGCCAGCAGGATGATCAGAACCGCGGCAATCACTACCGTACTGCCCTTCTTCTGTTTTTTTGGCGGCCGGGGTGTCCGGTTTCCCGCTCCCATACCCTGGTTGTATTGCTGCCGCGGATCAGGAACATAGCCGTATCCCGCCGGCGTCTGCCGGGAAACCTGTCCCCGGTAATTGCCCGGCGGAACCTGCCGGCGGTTATCCTGCGGGATATATCCCCTTTCGGGTCTGGAGGCCGGCCCCCGCATTCCGTTCCATGCCGGGTTCACCGTTTCCCGGCGGTACGGATCCCGGTTGTTTCCGTTTGCCACAGGCCTGCCTCCCTTCTTCGTTCTCTTCGTGATAATAAACGATCCGGGCCCTTCATCTGTTTCACTTCTGCCCGGGCTCCGGCATAAAAAATGATCCGGTTCTGTATATCACAACCGGATCATTGCGTCAAATCCCGTTATGCCGGGAAAACCGTCAGGTTTCTTCCGTTTTTTCCCTGGCTTCCTTATACCAGTCCGCCAGGCTCTTCGTTTCGTCATCCACCATCACATTGATATTCTTTCCATCGCAGCCTTTCCAGACGTCCTCACCGATTTCAAGCTCCTTCGTCTGTACGGTAATGGTCTTTATGCCGGTGCAGCCCTCGAAAGCCCTGTCCTCTATCCCCCATGTTGTTTCAGGGATCACAAGGCTGTCCAGGCTCTCGCAGCCCTTGAAAGCTTCCTCCGCGATATACATCATCTTTTCCGGAATGACCATTTCGTGCAGCTTTCTGCAGCCGCTGAACGCGCCTTTGCCGATGTACGTCATTCCATCCGCCATGGAAACAGAGGTCAGGTTCACACAGCCGGAGAACATATTCTCCGTTACGCCGGTCGCCATATACGGAAGGATAACAGAATCCAGGTTCTCACAGTCAGCAAAGACAGCTTCCCCGCATGTTATATTCTTTGGCAGCCATACGGAAATCAGGCTGTTGCAGCCGCTGAACGCTTTCCTGCCAATGTTGATGAATCCGCTGTCATTTTCCTCCCGGAAAAGGATATCCGTCAGGTCCGTGCAGCCTTCAAAAGCGGATTCCCCGATCGAGAACAGGCTTCCCGGCATTGTGACCGATTTCAGCGCCGTACAGCCGCGGAATGCCCGGTTCCCGATATGGGTCAGGTGATCGGGCATTGTGATTGATTTCAGTTCCGTACAGTCCTCAAAGGCGCCTTCTCCGATTTCCGTCACCCTGTAGCTGTTGTTTACGCCCGCCGGAATGACGATCTCGTCCATCTGTTTGTTATCCGCGCCGGGAAGAACTGTCGCCGTACCGTCGGCGTTCAGTGCGTACCGCAGGCCGTTTTCTTCATATTCGGTTTCACCGCTGTTTTCGGCATCCTGCCGCAGGAGCCCGAACGGAACCTCAATCTTCCAGGTGTCTTCCACAAACGACTCGAAGGTCTCCAGTTCGACTTCAAACAGCGTCCGGTCAGCATCCTCCGGAGTGCCGGTCATCACATATTCCACCCAGTCCGGCAGGCCGTCGCCGGTATCATCCCAGGCCAGCATGGCAAGCTCATACCCGGTATACTCGCCTTCCTCATCCGTCCGGATACCGTAGTCGCCCAGCCAGGTTTCAAAGCGTATGCCTTCATAGCCGCGTTCCGAAATCATGCCCCTGTTACCGGTGAAATGGATCTGGGCATGCAGTTCATCGCCGATCCAGCCGATTCCGGTCAGGGTGATATCTTCATCCAGGGCGATATCCAGGGGATGCGTATAATCCAGCACCTTCCAGGTCTTATCCTCTTCCACATCCTGACCGTACCAGCAGTAGGTGTCGAGCGGGCTCGTCAGTTCGATACCCTTCTCCGTCTTTCCATACTCCTTCAGGTAAGGAACCATATCCGCTGTCACCCTGTGCCGGACCGGCATGTCTTCCATGCCCATCATAAAGACATCGTCATCCGTCGGAAGCGCCTGGTCATACATGCGCTTCGTTCCATAGGTATACTTATGCTCCGCCTCTTCATAAAGCAGGTCAACCGTATCCTGCGCGGAATATGTCTCATAATTGTATATCTCACTGATTTTATTGGAACTGGCGCTGTTGACCCGGTCTCCCTCCAGATCCTGGAGAGACCAGACATAATAAACCTCAAACCGGTTCACAACAGCGGAGATCAGTTCCATCCGCACTCCCTGTTTTTCACAGCTGAGGTTGACCGGAACCAGTTCCTTTGTGATCCCCGGCCATGTTTCCTCCAGCTTGTCGTTAATGATGTCCTGCGGATCTGTTGAAATCTGCGGCATTGTCCTCCGGATGCTTTCAGGATTGATGTACCGGAGTCCGTCCTTTCCGAGGCACAGGTCAAACTCCATCCTGAATTTATCGTATGTCTTGTTTCCCACCGCAAGAAGTATGTTCTCACAGGTCAGTGTCCGCACCGGGTCTCCCGCGCTTCCGGATATTTCATTTCCGTCCCCGAATCCGGCACAGATTGTGTCCCCCAGGATTTCATCCAGGGCTTCCCGCGCATTCCCGGCTTTCTCTTTCCATTCTGCGGAGCACAGCTTCAGCATCTCGTCCAGGTCTTCATCAGTCCGTTCTTCCCTGCTGTTCCAGCGTTCGGCAAAGTCCACCACCCGTTGGATCAGGGCATGATCAGTTTCATTTTCATCAGGCGCTGCGGTTGCTGTACCGTTCTGTTCCGTTCCCTGCGCCAGGGTTGTTTCAATGGGCTGCGCGGTATACTGAATGTCATTGGGCGCAATCTCATCCGGCCGGTTGATCAGGCCATGGAAGCCGCCCCGTACAGCGATACCCACGATCAGCACAACAGCCATGGCCGCCGCCAGCGCGGGCACACGGAACCGCCGGAAGTCCCGGGCTGCCTTTTTCTTCTCTTCTTCCGCTTTCAGTCCTTCAATGGTTTTCTGCATAACAGTCCGGAATCCGGCGTCCGCAGGTCCGAACGCTTTCCGGAAATCTTCTGCCTTTTTCATGATTCAAACACTTCCTCCCTGCAAATCTCTTTCAGCTTGCTGCGTCCGCGGTTCAGCCTCGATTTCACGGTTCCCTGCGGGATCCGCAGGATC of Aristaeella lactis contains these proteins:
- a CDS encoding leucine-rich repeat domain-containing protein, producing the protein MKKAEDFRKAFGPADAGFRTVMQKTIEGLKAEEEKKKAARDFRRFRVPALAAAMAVVLIVGIAVRGGFHGLINRPDEIAPNDIQYTAQPIETTLAQGTEQNGTATAAPDENETDHALIQRVVDFAERWNSREERTDEDLDEMLKLCSAEWKEKAGNAREALDEILGDTICAGFGDGNEISGSAGDPVRTLTCENILLAVGNKTYDKFRMEFDLCLGKDGLRYINPESIRRTMPQISTDPQDIINDKLEETWPGITKELVPVNLSCEKQGVRMELISAVVNRFEVYYVWSLQDLEGDRVNSASSNKISEIYNYETYSAQDTVDLLYEEAEHKYTYGTKRMYDQALPTDDDVFMMGMEDMPVRHRVTADMVPYLKEYGKTEKGIELTSPLDTYCWYGQDVEEDKTWKVLDYTHPLDIALDEDITLTGIGWIGDELHAQIHFTGNRGMISERGYEGIRFETWLGDYGIRTDEEGEYTGYELAMLAWDDTGDGLPDWVEYVMTGTPEDADRTLFEVELETFESFVEDTWKIEVPFGLLRQDAENSGETEYEENGLRYALNADGTATVLPGADNKQMDEIVIPAGVNNSYRVTEIGEGAFEDCTELKSITMPDHLTHIGNRAFRGCTALKSVTMPGSLFSIGESAFEGCTDLTDILFREENDSGFINIGRKAFSGCNSLISVWLPKNITCGEAVFADCENLDSVILPYMATGVTENMFSGCVNLTSVSMADGMTYIGKGAFSGCRKLHEMVIPEKMMYIAEEAFKGCESLDSLVIPETTWGIEDRAFEGCTGIKTITVQTKELEIGEDVWKGCDGKNINVMVDDETKSLADWYKEAREKTEET
- a CDS encoding RNA polymerase sigma factor, which translates into the protein MDQERHFLDTVRKNRDRMYRVAMSYLHTGADAEDAVSAAVEAAWTHFWKLRNPDALGPYLIRCVINASKNELRRRKRLVPLDSVQESLITDKTGDLLFEYICGLEDKYRIPLILRMQERMTEKEIAEVLRVPRGTVSTRISRALNELKKQMAKEGIVYAEE
- a CDS encoding VanW family protein, with protein sequence MANGNNRDPYRRETVNPAWNGMRGPASRPERGYIPQDNRRQVPPGNYRGQVSRQTPAGYGYVPDPRQQYNQGMGAGNRTPRPPKKQKKGSTVVIAAVLIILLAVIGAGLLQSVSHRNSEQQSRDTILAKIEPYNEKFCPGVYVDGIDLGGMTADEAREAVNSRIRQVYGTWKVQLTWNGTVYGEIDADMLGFNVDTESVLYEAAQLGHTGDAETRYEEMLRLEKEPYQAYTAKPDGNLRVIDEKLAQIKVQIDKPAVDARAVSFNPRNPDNPFTFEEEQYGWSLDTEEVRKEIWRRASALESGTVELTPKKITPSVLLENVKKNYTRRGEAVTDIRYDEDRNKNIELAFEYINSNGSILKPGETFSFNDVVGRRTQERGFYPAIEYVYGEKETGFGGGVCQASTTLYQAAVRSGLTIVERKQHSERVNYTQPGKDATVYLSEYRGGKKIDLKLRNDTDGPVYICTEVTRKPGSKNKKQMIARVVIYGKDPGGVTWDIVTEEQEILCVATPVPVMDKQEAAPAENGCIVDSYRVEYTNGVETNRVKLGRDEYKPKPARVYEP